A window of the Mesotoga prima MesG1.Ag.4.2 genome harbors these coding sequences:
- a CDS encoding sensor histidine kinase yields MLRFLFREKANRLASVAGIVISLAVVIIAVLLIWSALQEQRSRQYEREISLIGRLVSLGGLSDETFQRLLSESRPEDFEAALNLLKPYGYTEAPPESYGSTYKNFRSRIITIISLSSITLVLLWVSLLSLIAKKQSDFLKETSLRLDALMSGRYDGKSIFDGEGDTAILSAQLNALSRRLEKTMESVDSERDKMRAFISFISHELKTPLASLKTMNELMLDGKNMEREQIEEFLGRSGEDIERMEWLIGDVLNIARIESGAIRFSFRKADLAELARDIMRNYIEIARRKKIEISLNTESSAIVFCDEKWITQAIGNLLKNAIDYSPEGGSVSVSISGSETYAYISVSDEGPGIPQEDSSKIFQSFYRGSSAGRSKKGSGLGLSLAKAIIERHQGDIKLKSSTERGSTFTIELPVRRGE; encoded by the coding sequence ATGTTAAGATTCCTCTTCAGAGAAAAAGCCAATAGACTGGCCTCAGTTGCCGGCATTGTGATCTCTCTCGCGGTCGTCATTATCGCCGTGCTGCTCATATGGTCTGCATTGCAGGAACAGAGAAGTCGTCAGTATGAAAGGGAGATCTCGTTAATTGGAAGGCTGGTTTCGCTGGGTGGTCTTTCGGATGAGACGTTTCAGAGGCTGCTTTCTGAGAGTCGGCCGGAGGACTTCGAAGCTGCGCTGAATCTTCTCAAGCCCTATGGATACACAGAAGCGCCTCCCGAAAGCTATGGATCTACTTACAAGAATTTCCGCTCCAGGATAATTACGATAATTTCGCTCTCTTCTATAACTCTTGTTCTTCTTTGGGTTTCACTGCTCTCCCTCATAGCGAAAAAACAGTCCGACTTTCTGAAAGAAACATCGCTGAGATTGGACGCCCTGATGAGCGGGAGATACGATGGTAAATCGATTTTCGATGGCGAGGGGGACACGGCCATTCTCTCGGCACAACTGAACGCGCTCAGCAGAAGACTGGAGAAGACCATGGAAAGCGTTGATTCCGAGCGCGACAAGATGAGGGCCTTCATCTCTTTCATATCGCATGAACTCAAGACGCCACTTGCCTCCCTAAAAACGATGAATGAATTAATGCTAGACGGCAAAAATATGGAAAGAGAACAGATTGAAGAGTTTCTGGGTAGAAGCGGCGAAGATATCGAGAGAATGGAATGGCTCATCGGTGACGTTCTCAACATAGCAAGGATAGAATCGGGCGCTATCAGATTTAGTTTCAGAAAGGCAGATCTCGCAGAACTGGCGAGAGATATAATGAGAAACTACATCGAGATAGCTCGCAGAAAGAAGATCGAGATTTCACTGAATACCGAATCGTCGGCTATTGTCTTCTGTGATGAGAAGTGGATTACGCAAGCTATTGGCAATCTCCTTAAGAACGCCATCGATTACTCTCCTGAAGGCGGCTCGGTATCTGTGTCAATTTCAGGGAGCGAGACCTACGCCTATATAAGCGTCTCGGACGAAGGCCCTGGGATCCCGCAAGAAGATTCATCGAAGATCTTTCAGAGTTTCTACCGGGGCAGTTCTGCCGGCAGATCGAAAAAGGGTTCAGGGCTCGGGCTATCGCTGGCTAAAGCGATTATTGAGAGACACCAAGGCGACATAAAGCTGAAGTCATCTACGGAAAGAGGGTCGACTTTCACAATAGAGCTCCCCGTAAGACGGGGAGAATGA
- a CDS encoding response regulator transcription factor, whose translation MLRILLVEDDENLANGISYALTQEGWATTLAGSVSYALEMLESGDFDLALLDVMLPDGNGFELCKKIRERSEMPIIFLTARDEEVNIVMGLESGADDYVTKPFRLRELISRIKANARRIQKRSVEEGGSLKSGPLELNTSKLRAYRSGKEIILTPTEFKILRTLMENEGIVLGRDRLLQKVWDVDGEFIDDNTLSVHIRKLREKVEEDPSKPKLIETLRGLGYRWNGGK comes from the coding sequence TTGCTCAGGATTCTGCTAGTTGAAGACGACGAAAACCTTGCGAACGGCATAAGCTATGCGCTCACGCAGGAGGGGTGGGCAACGACCTTAGCCGGGAGTGTGTCGTATGCTCTCGAAATGCTAGAGAGCGGAGACTTTGATCTGGCGCTCCTAGATGTAATGCTCCCCGACGGAAACGGATTTGAACTCTGCAAGAAGATACGCGAAAGATCAGAGATGCCAATAATCTTCCTTACTGCAAGGGACGAGGAAGTGAATATCGTAATGGGTCTCGAGAGCGGGGCGGACGATTACGTAACGAAACCATTCAGACTAAGGGAGCTCATATCGCGAATCAAAGCCAATGCACGGAGAATCCAGAAGCGTTCCGTTGAGGAAGGTGGTTCGCTAAAGTCAGGCCCCTTAGAACTGAACACCTCTAAGCTGAGGGCTTACAGATCCGGGAAAGAGATCATACTCACTCCAACGGAGTTCAAAATACTCAGAACTCTTATGGAGAACGAAGGTATTGTCCTCGGAAGGGATCGGCTCCTTCAGAAGGTATGGGATGTAGACGGTGAATTCATTGATGACAACACCCTCTCTGTTCATATCCGAAAGCTCAGAGAGAAGGTGGAGGAAGATCCCTCAAAGCCGAAGCTTATTGAAACGCTGAGAGGCCTGGGTTACAGGTGGAATGGAGGGAAGTAG